The Microcystis panniformis FACHB-1757 region GTTTTAACGATTAATGCGGGGGCCGGGGGAACCGATGCCCAAGATTGGACAGAAATGCTCCTGAGAATGTATTCTCGCTGGGCCGAGAAACAGGGATATAAAGTCACTTTAGCGGAAATATCAGAAGGAGATGAAGCGGGAATTAAATCGGTGACAATTGAAATTGCTGGAACTTATGCTTACGGTTATCTGAAAGGAGAAAAAGGCACCCATCGGTTAGTCAGAATTTCTCCTTTTAATGCTAACGGTAAACGTCAAACCAGTTTCGCCGGGGTGGAAGTGATGCCAATTTTGGGCGATGATGCGGTGAGGGTAGAAATTCCCGATAAAGATTTAGAAATTACCACCACTAGATCGGGGGGAAAAGGTGGACAAAATGTTAATAAAGTGGAAACTGCCGTGCGTGTGGTTCATCTTCCCACAGGTATCGCTGTACGTTGTACCCAAGAGCGATCGCAATTACAAAATAAAGAAAAAGCCCTAGCTTTATTAAAAGCGAAATTGTTAATTATCGCTCGGGAACAACAGGCTCAAGCGATCGCAGAAATTCGCGGCGATATGGTGGAGGCCGCTTGGGGCAATCAAATCCGTAACTATGTTTTTCATCCCTATCAATTAGTTAAGGATCTCCGTAGTAATGTGGAAACCACCGATGTTACCCGGTAATGAATGGGGATTTAGATAGCTTTATTGAAGCCTATTTACGTTTAGGGGGGAACAGTGCAGGTTATACTGATTCCTAAGATGAGAGCAGCTCTATTTCTCGCAAATTCTGTTCTTATTGGCTTGTCAAGCTATTGTCCTCTACTAAGAAGAAAAATCAATGGTTATTATCGAGATTACCAATGTGGAAGAAATATTGAGCGCAAAAATTGGCTCTTTCGCCGCTAAAATCGTCCAAGCTCTAGCAGATGATGAGGGGAAAGTGGAAGAGGTTCTCATCAAAGAATTACAGGCTAATTTTCAGGAAAGGGGGATTAAAGCTAATCTGTTTAGCGTCACTGGATTAGATATGCTCGGCAATGGCAGGCTAGAAGTTAACGTTAATGTTCGTTCTGCTAATATGATGTCCTAAGAGAAGATGAAATCGCCAATGGTTGGGTTAAATATAGTTAAACCCAACCTTATTTTGGTAGTTACCATCAAAAGCAATGGCAACGAAGCTTGAGGTTATAATAAACCAACAAAATGTAACGGTCCTTGACCGGTAATTAATTCGATAATAATTGCCAGAAAACCGATCATCGCTAATCGACCATTCCACACCTCAGCTGCCGTGGTCATTCCCCATTCCCAACGCTCCTGGGGATACATTTTCATATTCGCTTTCGGACGGGTAATTTGCTCGAAAGTGGTGGGTTTTTCCTCTAGGGATTTGACCACTAACTGGGAGAGAGATTCGATAAACATCGGGTGAGTGTTAAGAGCCGGTACTCGCTGAAAATCTTCAATTCCCGCTTCTTCCGCCACTTCTCGGTACTCTATATCGATTTCTTGCAGAGTTCGATATGTTCCGAGACAAAGCTAATCGGCACGACCAGTAAATGCTTAATTCCCTGCTCTCCCAACTCTTTTAAAGCATCTTCAGTGTAGGGTTTTAGCCATTCCACCGGACCGACGCGACTTTGATAGGCTAAAGTGTACTGATTGGGCCGGTTGAGCGTACGCATGATCGCCCTAGTGCATTCTTCAATTGCCTTTGATAGGGATCTCCGCTTCCTCCACATAACTTTGGGGACACCATGGCGCTAAAAAAGATATGTACTTGGTCAGGATTAGGACACTGCTCTAATTCTCGTGCGATCAGATCGGCCATAGCACTCAGATAAGCGGGATGATCGTACCAAGAAGGGATGAGAGTATATTCCGTCAAACGCAGATAGGGATCCTGCTGCCACATTTCCTCCAGCACACGAAAACTGGAACCACTGGTGCTGATGGAAAATTGGGGATAAAGGGGAAGAATAACTAATTTTTTGATATGATCCCGTTTAATCCGCTCGATCGCTTCTTCGGTGAAGGGATTCCAGTAACGCATCCCGATATAAACGCTCACTTCGCGCCCATTTCCGCGAGACGTTGTTGCAGTGCTGTGGCCTGTGCTTCCGTAATCTTGAGTAAAGGGAGCACCACCAATCTGACGGTAATTTTCTTGGGATTTACTCGCTCTTAGCGTCGATATTAACCAAGCTAACGGTTTTTGTAATCCTTTGATCGCAAACGGATGATCTCTGGGTCAGAAAAAAGGTTAAATAGAAAAGGACGCACATCCTCTAACCGCTCCGGCCCACCCAAATTTAATAATAAAACCCAACGCGACCCATAGTGTTAACAGATAATTTTTAAATTTTCAGATTCTTTACCAAGTTTAACAATATATCGGTGGAACCGTTAAAACAAATTACAGACAATATCGAACTTAATCAAATTTTGGAGGTTGATCTGGCGACAATTTTACGTCCCCTCAGTTATCAATATCAATGGCTTTACGATGGTATCTCCCGTCTGGCTGCCCTAGCGGTGGGTGGGGAGACCCGTTTTCGGCAATTGGCCCTAGAAGGTTTAAAATCGCTAAAATGACCCTATCCTCGATCTCTGTTGTGGTGCGGGTCAAACCACCCGTTATTTAGTACCCCTATCCGATCGCTGTGTCGGTTTAGATGTCTCTCCCCGGGCCTTGGAGCGAGCTAGTTTAGCGGTGCCGCAAGCGCATATGTGGAGGGATTAGCCGAAAAATGCCCTTTAATGCCGGAGATTCGCCTTTGTTCATACTAGCGCCGCTCTCCACGAAATGGAACCGGAGCAGTTAGAGCAAATCCTTAAAGAAGTGTATCGAGTTCTCAGACCGGGGGAATTTTTGCCCTCGTGGATTTTCATCGACCCACTAACCCGCTTTTTGGCCTCTTTAGCCCTATTTTTGCAATTATTTGAAACCGATACCGCTTGCAGTTTATCGATGGATCTGATCCGATCTTTACAGGCGATCGGTTTTCGTGATTGTCAACAAAAATTATACGCTGGTGGCAGTTTACAGTGATTCGAGCGGCCAGTAAAGGGATTGACCGGGCAAGATTTTCAGAGGCAGTCGTCATTTATACTAATAGGGAAGCTGAGTCGATCGACTCGGTGCAGTTATTTTTGAGAAGTAATGACTAGAGCAAAAATTCTACAACCCGATTTAATTTTAGGGGATACGATCTCGGTCTCACTCTGGAGATTTTGAGTCAGCATCGGATTAAGGGATTGATTCTCGATGTGGATGATACCCTTGTTCCCCTCCAGGAAACGGCGGTTTCTGACGATTTACAGCGTTGGGGTCGATTCCTTGCGTCTTGATCTACCGATTTGGTTGGTCAGCAATAATCTCAGTGAAAATCGGATCGGTGCGATCGCTGATAATTTACAACTTCCCTACCTTCTCGGTGCGGTGAAACCCTCTCGACGCAAACTCCGGCAAGCGATGGCAGCCATGAGTCTTCCCCCAACAAATTGCTATGGTTGGCGATCGCTTGTTTACCGATGTTTTAGCGGGAAATCGTCTGGGAATGTTTACCATTCTGGTGAAACCAATGGTAAATCCCTTGACGGGGGGGCAGCTTATCCAATCCACGATTTTGAGGTGTGGATATCACAAATTCTCGGCGTTTCCCTCCATCCGCAGCATTACTTAATAAAACCTGACCAATCCTCACAGAAGTAAATATTAAAAAATAATTAAGTATAGAGGAAACGATGGAAAAGTAGGAAATACTATAGACAATTTGAAATGAGGTCAGCCGAGATAAAGACCTTAAATATATGAAAGTCAGTAGATAGAAGGTGCCAGTTTTTGCGGATATACGCCAAAAGCTGGCTCTACTGTTTTTGAGTTTTATCTGTTTGGATGTCATACTATAGCGTTCTCACACTATGTGGCACAGTTAAACCTTTGCTGAACAAGCTTTTTAACATCGATAATGTACCTCTTGCGAACAGGAAACGCTATAAATCCAGTTGTTAAAGACTGATTATTTATTCTCCGTTTTGCATGGGTGCCTGTCCTGGTATGTAGCCCATACTCAACGGATTTAGGATCACATTACCGTGCGCTGTTATCGAAAAAATCAATAATTGCCCGAAGAAGATCAAACCAGAGGATGATAGAAAAGTTAGAATTACCCTTGCAACTATGACCCTAGATATTATCCCGAAGGGGAAGAACGCAAAGTGGAAGCTGTCAGTAGTGCCGCCATTGATGGTGCGCCGATCGCCTATATGTCGTCTTAGCCGCCATTGTCACCACCCTTTCTTTTATTCCCTTCTCCATTGTCCTCGCTTCTGGCGGTAGTATGCCCCTCAGTCAAGCGGTTTTCCCCTCTTGGGTTGGTTACTCGGCCCGATCGCTGGAGCGATCGCTAGTGGCATTGGGTCCTTAATTGGGGCTTTCCTTGCCCCCTACACAGCAGGAATTCCCGCTATTTCGGTCTTTGGGGCGATTTTGTCTAGTTTTGTGGCGGGAACGATGGTTTTAGGCAAAAAACGCCGTTATTGGTGGTTAGGATTAACGTTAATTTTTCTGATTCCCCTGTTTATCTACGCTAACCGGGCGATCGGACTGAACGGCATTTCGCCACGAATCTTTATTGCCGGGGCTTTCGTCGATTGGTCAGCTTTGGTATTATTTATCCTACCAACCCGGACTCTTTTTACCCATTGGATCAAAGGCAGCAATTTGGCCCTAGTAGCGGCGGGAATTTTTGGGGGTACCTGGACCGCCAGCGGCCTCTCCCATTTAGGGGCCGTCGCCATTACCTACTCGATTTTTAACTGGCCCGAAGAAGTCTGGATCGCTTTAATTGGGATCGTTCCCCTAGAAAATCTGATTCGTTCCTTTGTCGGTATGGTGATCGGTTGTGGTGTGATTGCCGGTTTACGGGCGATCGGTCTGGTCAAATCACGAGAGGCGATCTACTAGACCTCTTGTAAAAATCAAAAATTGTTGTTAGGGTTAGGAGTCAGTAGCCGGTCGTCGGAGTCAGGAGAAGAAAAAAGACAAGAGACGACTAGACTATCCATAAAACCTAAGATTATGTCGAATTTATCCGAGCTTTTAGATATTGTGACCCAATAGCGGCTCGATAACTTATTTTTGCAGGAGGGCTACTGAAATGGGAATACAGCAGTTATCTTAAATGGTGACATAGGAGGTTTTCCTTTTGGGGTGTGGGGTGTAGGGTGTCGGGACGGACGCAAGGGCAAGAATTGCCGCGTTGCGTCCAACCCCCACCGAAAAAAAGAGAACTAGCGTTTAAGCCAACTCATCATTGCCCGCAGGTCTTGGCCGACTTCTTCGATCGAATGTTCTGCTTCTTGACGACGCATAGCGGTGAAACCCGGTTTACCTGCTTGATTTTCGAGGACAAACTCTCTGGCAAATTGTCCCGATTGAATTTCCCCGAGGATTTTCCGCATTTCGGTCTTAGTCGCTTCCGTCACCACCGCGGACCGCGAGTGTAGTCACCGTACTCGGCTGTATTGGAAATACTATCGCGCATTTTGGCCAAACCGCCCTCGACGATCAGATCGACGATCAGTTTCACCTCGTGTAAACACTCAAAAGGCTAATTCGGGCTGATAACCAGCTTCCACGAGGGTTTCAAAGCCAGCTTTAATTAAAGCACTTAAACCACCGCATAATACTGCCTGTTCGCCAAAAAGGTCGGTTTCTGTTTCCTCGCGGAAAGTGGTTTCCAAAACCCCGGCCCGAGTGCCACCGATACCTTTAGCGTAGGCCATCGCTCGATCGCGTGCTTGGCCGGTAGCATCTTGATAGACGGCGAATAAACAGGGGACTCCTTGACCTTGTTCGTAGGTGCGACGGACGAGATGGCCGGTCCTTTGGGGGCAACCATAACCACATCGACATTATCCGGGGGAACCACTTGACCGAAATGAATATTAAAGCCGTGGGCAAAAGACAAAACCTTGCCTGGGCTTAAATTCGGGGCAATTTCGTGGAGATAAATCGTTTTCTGCACTTCATCCGGTAAGAGGATCATGATCCAGTCGGCAATTTTAGCGGCTTGGGCCACATCATAAACCGGAATACCGGCTTCTTTGGCTTTGATTGCCGATTTACTGCCGGGATATAGACCAACAATCACATTAACGCCACTATCCTTGAGATTTAATGCGTGGGCATGACCCTGGGAACCATAACCAATAATAGCGATCGTTTTTCCCGCTAATAAATCTAAATTGGCATCCTCATCATAGTACATTCGTGCCATCGAACTCGCTCCTTAACTTCTTTTGTCACTGTGCAAACTCCTAATTATACGGGAAAATCACGCCGTCAGAAGCATTTGAGCGCCGGTTTCCTGGAGTCACGAAAAAATAGTGTCTAGAAAAAATGAACTAGGCTAATCCGCTTCGCGCTTGATTAGCTTTGGAAACGCTAATCTCACAGATTTTGTGCTTTTGACGCTTCCTTTGGCAGACTTACCGTTTGAGTCCTGACGGCTCGACTAGGCAGCGGTTTTACCATCCACGTCTGACGACGCTAGTTCCTAACACCGTGGCTAAATATTTAGTTTTAGCCAGAAATATCTAAGGGGACAAAACCTAATTGACCAATTGTCAATAGAGTTTTCAATGCGCTCACCCTGAGACTTTCTTGAGTATTTATATTTAGTGAATTGTTCGGCTTTTTCTGTCTTTTCCTTTGTCTTTTTCCACCTGCGGAATTTGGGTTGTATTGATTCGGACAATACCGATGAGCCTTTCTCTGTCAAATCTGAGGAGTCTTGCGTTTCATTTTTGAATTGGCGTTGTTTTACTCCCTGATGGAATGAGCAGTTGAGGCAGCATTAACTTGAGCGATCGCATTTAAAGGTAAAGATTGAACAGGCCGAATGTTTTAGGTTTACCTTGAGTTTATTGCTGTAATTCTTTCAACAAATCTAAGACTTTTTGAGCTTGTGCTGTGTCACCCTGTTGCTGATATAAATTGGCTGCTTTTTCCAAGTCGGTGATCGCTTTTTGACGGTTTCCTGACATTTCATAGACAAGCCCTCGCAGGTTGTAAGCATCAGCATAGTTAGGATCGAGGCGAATTGCTTGGGTGTAGTCGGCGATCACTTTTTGATATTCTTTTAATTGACCATAGGCATTACCTCGAAAAAGATAAGCACGAGCATCGTTAGGATTGAGGCGAATTGCTTGGGTGTAGTCGGCGATCGCTTTTTGATATTCCCCTAACTCAAATATGCGTCGCCTCGAAGAATGTAAGCAATAGCATCGTTAGGATTGAGACGTATCGCCAGGTTAAATTGTGCCAGCGATTGCACAAAATTTCCTTTTTTTCCATATTCCATAATTAAAAAACAACTCGGCAAAGGCTAGTTTAGAATTAGGATTTGATCGAATGCTATCGATCAAATCCTGAGTTACTTTGATTAAATCTATGGTTGTCTGGTATGCTTCTGTATCTCCCTGTTTTTGAAGTAATTCTGCCGCTTTTCGTAGCTCTGTGATCTGATTTTCTAAATCTCCTAAACCCTTATATGCCATTGCCATGCCCATGTAAGCTTGAGCATAGTCGGGTTTGAGTTGAATCGCTTGGCTAAAATCGACAATTGCACCATCAAAATCTGCTTTGTCATATTTATCCATCGCCTGAACAAAAAAATCCTTAGCATTCCTTCCATTGGAAAAATATTGAGCGAGCGCGTTAGTAGT contains the following coding sequences:
- a CDS encoding chlorophyll a/b-binding protein translates to MFIESLSQLVVKSLEEKPTTFEQITRPKANMKMYPQERWEWGMTTAAEVWNGRLAMIGFLAIIIELITGQGPLHFVGLL
- the hemH gene encoding ferrochelatase, translated to MKGLQKPLAWLISTLRASKSQENYRQIGGAPFTQDYGSTGHSTATTSRGNGREVSVYIGMRYWNPFTEEAIERIKRDHIKKLVILPLYPQFSISTSGSSFRVLEEMWQQDPYLRLTEYTLIPSWYDHPAYLSAMADLIARELEQCPNPDQVHIFFSAMVSPKLCGGSGDPYQRQLKNALGRSCVRSTGPISTL
- a CDS encoding tetratricopeptide repeat protein, which gives rise to MIADYTQAIRLDPNYADAYNLRGLVYEMSGNRQKAITDLEKAANLYQQQGDTAQAQKVLDLLKELQQ
- a CDS encoding tetratricopeptide repeat protein; the protein is MEYGKKGNFVQSLAQFNLAIRLNPNDAIAYILRGDAYLS
- a CDS encoding tetratricopeptide repeat protein → MYDQLGDSQKAIADYAQAIRLNPNFTQAISGREIAQNKLRTPQQSISTTNALAQYFSNGRNAKDFFVQAMDKYDKADFDGAIVDFSQAIQLKPDYAQAYMGMAMAYKGLGDLENQITELRKAAELLQKQGDTEAYQTTIDLIKVTQDLIDSIRSNPNSKLAFAELFFNYGIWKKRKFCAIAGTI